In a genomic window of Gossypium arboreum isolate Shixiya-1 chromosome 9, ASM2569848v2, whole genome shotgun sequence:
- the LOC108455725 gene encoding uncharacterized protein LOC108455725 has protein sequence MGLSVENSVTQSHTRTHKIFLISNYLLLGAASSCIFLTLSLRLFPSLCGFFLILLHVITIAAAVLGCSVAISGSNKRYLAYMVSMVLTSIFEGSVSVLIMTRTSDFLGYLRSYVREDDGVLILKLAGGLCVAVFFLQWVVLGLAFVLRYYVLVEGHGVGNGGSLKQGNGKVADEDLKNWPWPFQV, from the coding sequence ATGGGTCTCTCAGTCGAGAATTCAGTAACACAATCCCACACACGAACCCACAAAATCTTCTTAATCAGCAATTACCTTCTATTGGGAGCCGCCTCCAGTTGCATCTTCCTCACCCTTTCCCTCCGCTTATTCCCTTCCCTGTGTGGATTCTTCCTTATCCTCCTCCATGTCATCACCATCGCCGCCGCCGTCTTGGGTTGCTCCGTCGCCATTTCGGGTTCCAACAAACGCTACTTGGCTTACATGGTGTCGATGGTGCTGACATCAATATTCGAAGGCTCTGTTTCGGTTCTTATCATGACCCGAACGTCGGATTTCTTGGGGTACTTGAGGTCTTATGTGAGGGAAGATGATGGTGTTTTGATATTGAAACTGGCTGGCGGGTTATGCGTGGCTGTTTTCTTCTTGCAGTGGGTGGTTTTGGGGCTGGCGTTTGTGTTGAGGTACTATGTTTTGGTGGAAGGCCACGGGGTGGGCAATGGCGGTTCATTGAAACAGGGGAATGGGAAAGTTGCAGATGAGGATTTGAAGAACTGGCCTTGGCCTTTCCAAGTTTAA